The region TGATTCTCCTGGAGCCACCTCTGGAGGAATATTACCGAGAGACTGGCATTACTGCCAATGAAAAATGCTGGACCTGGGATGACGTAAGttcctttttcctgtgaagAGCATTCTCATGCATTATTTGTTTAAGCAAATAGTTTCTGAGTTTCATTTAGTAAATACAACTTTCTGTTCTCTCTGAGCCTAGCTGAAAACTTGAACCTAGTAATAGTGGATTTTCTCTCTGCCCTTACCTTCACTGagctttctgtttcatttttggcTGTTGAAATAACCTAATGCCCATTGAAAATATTGCTTAATTTCTTGAAATTCTTGAGATTCTTAAGGCATGCTTTCTAATACGCTGGTCTTCTAGTAAAAAGTGCAGGTAAGTTTGCTTTACTGATGTTCCTCCATTCTCCAAGTGTTGATTGGGTAGGAAATTTTAATGGTCAAACCAGTAAAAATCCCTACAAACTTAACAAAATAGATACACCTCACTTGTGGAAGTCTTTCTCTTGTATTTATTCAAAAATGgtgcctggcagtgctgcccaaGGAAAAAACATTCCATCCTAACAGAAAAACTGGACTGTTGGAGGCAGGACTCATCCTCCTAGTTTGGAGTTACATCCTCTTAAAATGGCTCCTACTgcattatttttcctcagaGTGACACTGAATGAAGCTTGATTGGATGTGCTAGCAACTTAAAGATTAATCCTTCCAACTTATGATGACTAACAGATGCTTTGCATCCAAAGTTATTTCCTCTTGAATGTTACTCATTTGCCATTGTTGATCCACTGTCCTCATAAATtctggctgcttttcctgcatgTGAAAATGGAGAGAAGAATGTCTTTGCTGTTTAGTGATAGGAATTAAGCTGGGATTTTTAGAATGTCTTCACAACCTTCATGTAGGGActtacagagaggaaaagaaacagagtaCTGTTGCTGCTGTATTAAATGTTTTTGCTGCCAGTAGAATGATAAAACGAAGCAGAGATTTGAGGAGATCATGCGGGTTGTATTGGTCTTTTAAGTCTAGAACCTTTTATACAGGTAGGATTTCTGTTTGTGATgtttcctccccagccccaggcagttCACTCCCTCACCActgggatcagggagagaattggaagggtaaaagctggaaGACTCATGCCTTGACACAAAGGCACTGTcatagggaaagcaaaagccatgcacatgagcaaagcaaaacaaggaatttcttccctgcttcccttggGCCCCCACGTGTGCTTCCTGATCATTTCTGTGGCAGTGCCCCAAGACTCAGTATTCTTCCTGATACAACTGGTGATTTGTGTTTAATTCAGGAATGCTTTTATTGCACTTATTATTACTAGATCATGAAATTGGAAATTGAAGAAATTGCAGCCCCAAGGTCGTTTGTGTTTCTGTGGTGCGGCTCAGGCGAGGGTCTGGATCTCGGCCGAGTGGTAAGATGTTGttttaattcaatttattaGGGACAGGCTTAagagtttatttttatctttgacTTTTCCCTGTATAGAATTCTTGGCCCTAGCTCCTGAGGGATGTTTTGTTACTGTGTTAGGGGAGATGTGATTTTAAATGGCATTAACTGTTTAGATCCTGTAAATGTCCAGATGAGTCATTGACTATGTGTAGAAGCATAATTCCTTGGGGTCTTGGCTTTGATGTATGTGTCTCGACAGAGGAGCAGGCTGCCAAGTTACAGCTTGCTTCAACAGAAGTCTCAGTCGTTTTCTGCCAGAAATATTCCTGCTAGGAGAAAGGTCCTACTGTTTCATAAATTGAGATAGAATCGTCATCTTTCTGCATGCCAGGGAAACACTGCTTGTGTTGGGGATGCTGCACTAAGAATTACCAGttggctcctgctgtgctgaaacATTCTTTATTTAGTTTGAGCAGTGCTTTCTATGAAAACAATTCACAGACAACTGTTTAAGGGCAGCCTGTAGTTACTGATCAGTTTGCTTTGGCTGTTTTTCGGTCTGAAGTTGGTCAGACAGATGGGCTTTGGTCACAGACAGATGGGCTTTGGTCACAGACAGGTTTGTAGTAGCTGGACAGTGCTTGAACAAGAAAAGTCAAGTGCCTAAGTGAGTGTTCAGTTCAGGTCACTTGATGTTTTTTGTGTAGCATGAACTGTTTTACTTGTTTATAACATCTAGTGTCTGCGCAAATGGGGTTACAGAAGATGCGAGGACATTTGCTGGATTAAAACAAATAAGAACAACCCTGGCAAGACCAAGACTCTAGACCCTAAGGCTGTCTTCCAGAGAACCAAGGTAAAGGATTTGCTCCATTCCTCCTCTTTCCATTCTGTCTCTGTGCTAATGACACACCCGCTGTTGGTGACAGGCGTGTAAGAAAGCCAACAGGAGGACTCCCAAGTGCTGTTCTGCAAAGCACATCTTATGGAACTAAACTTAGCAATAGAATTTGACTAAATTAAATGGCAAAAGAAGTCTTTAAATCTGTAGATTTTAACTGAatctattaataaaaaataactgtaGAAGATTGGCTATTGGCTCTAAATGCACACGAGCAGGTATGTACCCAGAGCTTGGACCAGAGAGAAGTCTGGGGGAACCAGAGCTCAAACAGCATCTCCTGCCTTCCTAGAGGTGATTGAATAGCACAAGTGATAGAATGGGTCAGCTTTAAAccaaacactttttaaaagattttttgtGGAGGATGTGTATGGAAGGAggtgcagagaaaaagaagtgttcTGGTTTGTGACTCAAATATCTATTGTTCAGAAACTTAGAGAAATGTAAGTGGGACTCATAAGTAATTGGTTTGGGTATATATAAGTGTAACTGGCAGTTTTACTGAGTACAGAGAGCTGTTTGGCAATTTATTCATTTCAAGTGAATGAATTCCTCATTTGTTAATCATGCATTAGCATCAAACATCCTCAAGTCTGTCTCAAATTGGCCATTGTTAGGAGTATAAACTTCCCTTTAGGATATCTGGAATCTTCCTTTGGCTTGCGTTTACATTAATCTCAAGTTTGTTTGAAAGTGTGTTGTATTagttataaatatttataagtaTAAATATTGCGTGTTTATTGCATATAGTACTGCAAATGCATGCAGTTTGCTCATGAGGATAAGGTCAAAACTAACACAGGAGGATCTGAGGGgactttttctttgtttagcaaagaaaaatagtttctggTCTGGGGGAATTCTCTGTTTATTGAGCGAGAGTTGGGCAGGCTGAGGTCGCTGTTTGTGGTGAACACTGAAAATGGAGCGAGTCTGCTCTGACTAAACAAACACTGTTGGCCAGTTGTGTTTGCCAGTGCTCAAGCAGCAAATGTGTTCAGTTGTGTTTGACTGAGGCATCTCTCCATGGGTGCTTGGTGCTGTGCCACCTGTCAGAGGGTCCCAGGATTCGTGAGGGACTTGCTGTGCGGAAGTCCAATGTTTGGGATAGTTCTAAGGACTAGACTGCGGAGGCTTGGCTTGGTGGGTGATTTGATTAGCAGTATTCTGCCTTTCACTTAGGTAAATTCCAGGTCCAAACCCGCGTTGCATGAGTGCAATACCATCTGCATCGATTTGACAGGTCTGATGTTGGCCTTTCATGTTTACCCACTAACTCTGCAAACCCTTTCCAAAGTTTGGGAATGATTGCGTGCTCTTGTCTGCAACTGTTTCCTGAGCCATCTGGTGGCATTTAGTGAGTCAGAGTATTTCATCCTGGGGAACATCGCTCATGCAAGATTGATATTCCCACAAACAGAGCTTTGAAATGAGTATGTAGGAGCCTCTTTTCATCCTGGAACAATTGTGGTGATTCCTCATTCATGGGTGCCACATATCACTCACCTAAATCAGTCTGCAGTGTTGtagaaggaaggaaagcaatgcctggcacagctcaagAGCACTTCCAATGCCATGACCTGCCCGAGAGTGCACGGACAGTGTGAGGGTGGTTGTGGGCTTTAATGCAGTTAATATCTTCTAGAAAGGGACCTGAGGGGAATTCTGAGGGCTACTTCATTAACAGAGGTACAGTGTGAAAAAGTACATCTTACTTCCACTGTCTGTTTTGTGactgaaagctttttaaagtaatataTGAATAGAGTTAGGGTCAGAATACTAATACAGGTATTAATCATAATTAATAACCATTCCTTGCTCTTGCCgtcatgtttttctcttttgccttgTGGAGACTTCTCAGCCTTTCCAGCCTAAGGTTCCGGAATTGGAGAAGTCCAAGTATCTGACTTCAGCCTTGATTTGAGTTTTACCACCTCACGGTGTAGTTTATCAAGCTTCAGCTTAAAGCACCGCTCTGCTTTGTTCTCAAATGGCTCCTTTGGTAGCTCCAGCGTTTCTGTTCTAGTTGATGCTTCAGACTTTTGTCCCCTGTAAGAGCGGGATGTGGTGTGCTTAGAACTGCCCGCGCTGCCCCTTGTGCTCCCCTGGCCGGGCAGTaggtgtgacagggacagctctgtgtgtctgcaggAGCACTGCCTCATGGGCATCAAGGGCACCGTGCGCCGCAGCACCGACGGGGACTTCATCCACGCCAACGTCGACATCGACCTCATCATCACTGAGGAGCCCGAGATCGGCAACATCGAGAAACCCGTGGAGATCTTCCACATCATCGAGCACTTCTGCCTCGGCCGGCGGCGGCTTCACCTCTTCGGGAGGGACAGCACAATCCGACCAGGTAACTGCTCTGTCGGCTTGGATCAAACAGTAAAACGTGTCAGGGTCCTAAAGACATGTCCAGATCTATGGCACAGgtcacacagcagctctcaaGGAGATACATCTTTGGTGTATGTGAAGATCTGTCCGTCACAGAACTGCTGTTTGAAAACTTTATGACAACTATCATTCCTAAAAGTTTTTCAGAAGAGAGAGTTCTGTTATttttgagtttttatttttgctcatCCATGCGTATAATTCATCAGTGAGCATAACAAAATCCAGTTGAGATTCCTTTTCTCCCGTATGTTTACACTTCTCAGAAAAGtcatttctttctccatctGATTTTCAAGCCCTATGAGCTTAGTGCTGTTGCCAGTGCCTGAAGATGCAGTGTCTCACAGTGGAGACACTGCAAAATGCAGGAATATACAGATCAGGACACATCGTTCAGGTGTTCAGTCCTGCTGTCAGTGGCTCACAGTCAGGTTGCCCTGGTTGAACTTCCATACGTTTTAAAAACGTTGTGGTGTAAGGACAAGTAGGAAGAAGGGGTGGGGGCTTGTGAAAGCATAGCATGAATGTTGCCACAGctatatgaaataaaaaaaaatttaaaaaggaaaaataagccCATAGAAATACCCTGCTAAAATCTTAACTTTGCAACAACTCTGGAGGTGACTTTTCATTCTGTTTAGCGCCACTGATGTGGAGGTGAGTGTTTCTCCCTGTCACTTGAGTGTTCATTTACTGGGAGAAGTTCAACAGAAGCCTGAAGTCTGTTGTTGCTTCTGCTGACTGTGGTTTTGTTCCCGAGGTTGGCTGACGGTGGGACCCACCCTCACAAACAGCAACTTCAACGCGGAGACGTACTCCTCGTATTTCACGGCTCCCAATTCCCACCTGACCGGCTGCACCGAGGAGATCGAGCGGCTGCGGCCCAAGTCCCCGCCGCCCAAGTCCAAGTCGGACCGGGGCGGGGGTGCTcccaggggaggaggaagaggagggactTCTGCAGGCCgtggggagaggggcagggagaggaacagAACCAACTTCCGCGGTGAGCGGGGCGGCTTCAGAGGGGGCCGCGGGGGGACCCACCGAGGGGGCTTCCCCACCCGCTGAGGAGCTGGCTGATGGCTGCCTCCCCACGCCCTGGCTGGGGACCTTCTCTGTAGTCTAGTTGTTCCTACAGTGGATCCTCTGGGGACTCAAACTACCTGACTTCTACAATTGTTTTTGGTGCACGGCGTTCCAGACAGTCGGCCTTGCAGTCTGGCACAGCCCCTCGCCCGCCCGTGTCCTGCACGGGCAGCACTGAattcagagcagagagcagcagcccttcACACCACGGGTAGGACACAAACAATCCCCTCGCTCTCCCTTAGGAACCCTGAGAGCTGGAGACTTCTTTTTCAACTTCATTTTCTCCAAAACATGGATTCCTGCTCCATCTTTGGAGGTTTGGGTTTGGACTGACTTGCATTAATGTGGTGGAGTGGACATGAAATGCAGTTCTTAATTGCATAGCCACAGCACACTTGGTGTGTCTGAGAAAGTGCTGTGTCTGTATTGACACCTATTTTAACTTCTCTGAAACCAAGgagcaaatgaaataaatagaattctattttttcttatttggttTAAATTTCCCAAATTATTCCTGGGACTAGGAAAAGTTTTTAATTTGTGATGTATATGCACTCACCTGTCGTGTCACTAGTGGAGAGAGTTGTAGTTCTGTGCAGTTGTGTGTTGTCCTTCCTGGAAAGCGCCaagctctgtgtttctgtgcagcCCAGAGGTTGTGCCCAGGTCTGGGTTGCTCCGAGTGGGATTTCCCCCAGTGTGTGTCTGTAGCACCTCGTTCCCTGGGAGGGaagagcagtgtcctgcagaGCCCTCGCTGGAGGGAGGTGCTGAGTGTGCCATCgcctgggaacagggaatggagtgctgcctttgccttcaCACCGTGGCAATGGCTGTTACTGAGCCAGTGCAGTGGGGAAAGGCAGTCACCCCCTTCCCTACAGTGGCCATTTTTAGCAAAGCCACACCTCTGAGCTGCTTGTGCAGTTCCTGGTGGGCCGAACAAACCCGGCTTTTGATGTCTCAAGGTCTTCGGTGTGGGTTTTGGAAAACTGCCGTTTAAGTCTCCATGGTTCTCTTGAAGCCCATCATTTAAATGACTGTCCTGTAAAGTAGTGATTATTAAACATGCTTATCAAAGTGGATGTTGAGATATCTGCCTTAatattttgtgggtttgttctCCTTCAGGTTTTGGAATTGCTCAGTGGTTTCCTTGTGCTGTTGTAGACGGGAACTGTTCTTTTGAAGATTTTGATGGGCCAGGGAACTCCCTGGCTTTGGTAGTATTCAGCAGGGGAGTGCCACAGTGCCAATGGAAAGTGCCTGTTGTTTACAGCTTGTTTCTTCCTCTGTCATATGTGCACAGCTGGAGAGTGACTGGATTTGGGGAAGGGGAATTTTAAAGGTGATGATCATCTGGTCATTGGTGAAGTCTGCCACAGGTTATATGGAACAGCATCTGAGAGAAGGTAAATGCCCTAGTAGGGACACTTTTTTTGGTGATTTCTGCCCTAATCATGTTGTTATTCAAAAACAAAGGACACTTTACCTTAGGACCACTGCTTTTGTtccagggaaaaatattttcctgtttttcaatgggtagaaaacattaatttccatttcctcCTTTTAATTACATGCCCAATGCTGGTAGTTCAGTTAAATGGGTTGCTCTTAACAATTAGGCAAAATGGAAGAGAAGGGTTGAAAACAACCGGATCTGATGTGCTCCTGTAT is a window of Sylvia atricapilla isolate bSylAtr1 chromosome 4, bSylAtr1.pri, whole genome shotgun sequence DNA encoding:
- the METTL14 gene encoding N6-adenosine-methyltransferase non-catalytic subunit isoform X2, translated to MNSRLQEIRERQKLRRQLLAQQLGAENADSIGAVLNSKDEQREIAETRETCRAAYDTSAPNAKRKYPDEGEADEEEIEEYKDEVELQQDEENLPYEEEIYKDSSTFLKGTQSLNPHNDYCQHFVDTGHRPQNFIRDVGLADRFEEYPKLRELIRLKDELISKSNTPPMYLQADLEAFDIRELKSKFDVILLEPPLEEYYRETGITANEKCWTWDDEHCLMGIKGTVRRSTDGDFIHANVDIDLIITEEPEIGNIEKPVEIFHIIEHFCLGRRRLHLFGRDSTIRPGWLTVGPTLTNSNFNAETYSSYFTAPNSHLTGCTEEIERLRPKSPPPKSKSDRGGGAPRGGGRGGTSAGRGERGRERNRTNFRGERGGFRGGRGGTHRGGFPTR
- the METTL14 gene encoding N6-adenosine-methyltransferase non-catalytic subunit isoform X1, translated to MNSRLQEIRERQKLRRQLLAQQLGAENADSIGAVLNSKDEQREIAETRETCRAAYDTSAPNAKRKYPDEGEADEEEIEEYKDEVELQQDEENLPYEEEIYKDSSTFLKGTQSLNPHNDYCQHFVDTGHRPQNFIRDVGLADRFEEYPKLRELIRLKDELISKSNTPPMYLQADLEAFDIRELKSKFDVILLEPPLEEYYRETGITANEKCWTWDDIMKLEIEEIAAPRSFVFLWCGSGEGLDLGRVCLRKWGYRRCEDICWIKTNKNNPGKTKTLDPKAVFQRTKEHCLMGIKGTVRRSTDGDFIHANVDIDLIITEEPEIGNIEKPVEIFHIIEHFCLGRRRLHLFGRDSTIRPGWLTVGPTLTNSNFNAETYSSYFTAPNSHLTGCTEEIERLRPKSPPPKSKSDRGGGAPRGGGRGGTSAGRGERGRERNRTNFRGERGGFRGGRGGTHRGGFPTR